One window from the genome of Streptococcus halotolerans encodes:
- a CDS encoding S-ribosylhomocysteine lyase, whose amino-acid sequence MSKEVIVESFELDHTIVKAPYVRLISEESGPVGDVITNFDIRLVQPNEDAIPTAGLHTIEHLLAKLIRERMDGLIDCSPFGCRTGFHMIMWGRQEATEVAKVIKSSLEEIANVTSWDDVPGTTIESCGNYKDHSLFSAKEWAKVILEKGISDNAFERHVV is encoded by the coding sequence ATGTCAAAAGAAGTTATTGTTGAAAGTTTTGAACTTGACCACACCATCGTTAAGGCACCTTATGTAAGGCTTATTTCTGAAGAATCCGGTCCAGTTGGTGATGTTATTACCAATTTCGATATCCGATTGGTTCAACCAAACGAAGATGCTATCCCAACTGCTGGGTTACACACCATCGAACATCTATTAGCCAAACTCATCCGTGAACGAATGGACGGTTTGATTGACTGTTCCCCATTTGGCTGCCGAACAGGTTTTCACATGATTATGTGGGGCAGACAAGAAGCCACTGAAGTCGCTAAAGTGATAAAATCATCGCTAGAAGAAATTGCCAACGTTACTTCTTGGGATGATGTCCCTGGTACAACCATTGAATCTTGTGGAAACTATAAAGACCATAGCCTTTTTTCTGCTAAAGAATGGGCAAAAGTCATCTTAGAAAAAGGGATTTCTGACAACGCTTTTGAGCGTCATGTCGTTTAG
- a CDS encoding cell division site-positioning protein MapZ family protein, with product MTKENDNLDFDKAKDLTVGEAVRKDAEIKAGITDEDSILDKYIKQHPDEVASQKFETREVNLEDLDTATLDDFIKKQRAEVEHDSIDSESDLAASEVNADMETTAAVMSSSDLGDNNADEQAAVASISAEPEDDSILKDSSDLDDKPFYKRKVPILVGLLLLLLSVFGISYGVNQFNKKEAASSPSTASSSSRKALDASGKHATAQSIKDNEAFGEMYDGFFTDDKAVKLKNSEFGKLPELEIALKKLEGTKFYDAAKEKYDNLKEQIDGIQAVNAKFDKAVIVDGELVDSAKPKADANFDDLSVGTLNTGNASLDNLLQKAVKKGRDELKGVKDSSAAEAEASRQSSVAASESASKAAEEEAAAASRTESQAAAPSQNNQEAAPAAPVAPSYGISGYDAASLQRNLSRVPYNEAAIADSGNAAWNFAPGVLETVVGKAQARGNISGNNYILERVNIVNGNGYYNMFKPDGTYLFSINAKTGYFVGNKPGNADNLDY from the coding sequence ATGACCAAAGAAAATGATAATCTAGACTTTGATAAGGCTAAAGATTTAACGGTTGGTGAAGCTGTCAGAAAAGATGCGGAAATCAAAGCGGGCATAACAGACGAAGATAGTATCTTAGATAAGTATATTAAGCAGCATCCTGATGAGGTCGCATCTCAAAAATTTGAGACTAGAGAAGTTAATTTAGAAGACCTAGATACGGCGACTTTGGATGACTTTATTAAAAAACAACGCGCAGAAGTTGAACATGACTCGATTGATTCAGAATCTGATTTAGCGGCTTCAGAAGTAAACGCTGATATGGAAACAACAGCGGCAGTTATGTCATCATCAGACTTGGGAGATAATAATGCTGACGAGCAGGCAGCAGTTGCTAGCATATCTGCAGAGCCTGAAGATGATTCTATTTTGAAAGATTCTAGTGACTTGGATGACAAACCTTTTTATAAGAGGAAGGTCCCTATTTTAGTAGGTTTGTTATTACTCCTTTTAAGCGTTTTTGGAATCAGCTATGGTGTCAACCAATTTAATAAAAAAGAGGCTGCTTCAAGCCCTTCGACAGCTTCAAGTAGTAGCCGCAAAGCGTTGGATGCATCTGGTAAACATGCCACGGCTCAATCGATTAAGGATAACGAAGCTTTTGGAGAAATGTATGATGGTTTCTTTACCGACGACAAGGCCGTTAAACTTAAAAATAGTGAGTTTGGGAAACTTCCTGAGTTAGAAATAGCGCTTAAAAAACTAGAGGGTACAAAGTTTTATGATGCTGCTAAAGAAAAATATGATAACTTGAAGGAGCAAATTGATGGTATTCAAGCTGTCAATGCCAAATTTGACAAGGCAGTTATTGTCGATGGGGAGTTAGTTGATTCAGCCAAACCTAAGGCGGATGCTAATTTTGATGATTTATCAGTTGGAACCTTAAACACAGGTAATGCAAGTTTGGATAATTTATTGCAAAAAGCTGTCAAAAAAGGCAGAGATGAATTAAAAGGTGTTAAGGATAGTAGTGCTGCTGAAGCAGAAGCTAGTCGTCAATCAAGTGTTGCTGCTAGTGAAAGTGCATCAAAAGCCGCTGAAGAAGAAGCTGCGGCTGCTTCTCGAACAGAGAGCCAAGCTGCTGCGCCATCTCAAAACAATCAAGAAGCTGCCCCAGCAGCACCTGTTGCGCCATCCTATGGTATTTCCGGTTACGATGCCGCTAGCTTACAGCGAAATCTCAGCCGTGTTCCTTATAATGAAGCAGCCATTGCTGATTCTGGGAATGCTGCCTGGAACTTTGCTCCTGGTGTTTTAGAGACTGTTGTTGGGAAAGCCCAAGCCCGCGGCAATATTTCCGGAAACAACTATATTCTTGAACGTGTTAATATTGTCAATGGTAATGGTTATTACAACATGTTCAAACCAGATGGCACCTATCTGTTCTCGATTAATGCTAAAACAGGTTACTTCGTTGGTAATAAACCAGGAAATGCGGATAATCTTGATTATTAA
- the gmk gene encoding guanylate kinase — MSERGLLIVFSGPSGVGKGTVRQEIFSTPDHKFEYSVSMTTRPQRPGEVDGVDYFFRTREEFEELIRQGQMLEYAEYVGNYYGTPLTYVNETLDKGIDVFLEIEVQGAIQVKKKVPDGVFVFLTPPDLEELEDRLVGRGTDSQEVIARRIERAREEIALMREYDYAVVNDEVPLAAERVKRIIEAEHFRVERVIGRYDKMIAKTSASK; from the coding sequence ATGTCTGAACGTGGTTTGTTAATTGTTTTTTCTGGACCATCGGGTGTTGGAAAAGGAACAGTTAGACAAGAAATTTTTTCGACGCCAGATCATAAGTTTGAGTATTCAGTGTCTATGACGACACGTCCTCAAAGACCTGGTGAAGTTGATGGTGTTGATTATTTCTTTAGAACCCGCGAAGAGTTTGAGGAACTGATTCGTCAAGGGCAAATGTTAGAATATGCAGAGTACGTTGGTAATTACTACGGAACGCCACTCACCTATGTTAACGAAACACTAGACAAAGGAATTGATGTTTTTCTTGAGATTGAAGTGCAAGGAGCTATCCAAGTCAAGAAGAAAGTGCCTGATGGTGTCTTTGTTTTTCTAACACCTCCAGATTTGGAAGAATTAGAAGACCGTCTAGTTGGTCGCGGAACGGATAGCCAAGAAGTTATTGCGCGTCGTATCGAACGCGCACGTGAAGAGATAGCCCTTATGCGTGAATACGATTATGCTGTTGTTAACGACGAAGTACCACTCGCTGCGGAACGTGTTAAACGTATTATTGAAGCGGAGCATTTCCGTGTCGAACGTGTTATCGGTCGTTACGATAAAATGATTGCAAAGACAAGCGCTAGTAAATAG
- a CDS encoding THUMP domain-containing class I SAM-dependent RNA methyltransferase, with protein MKETFELIATAAAGLEAVVGREIRDLGIECQVENGKVRFQGTVKTIVETNLWLRAADRIKIVVGQFPARTFEELFQGVYGLDWDHYLPLGSTFPISKAKCVKSKLHNEPSVQAISKKAVVKKLQKIYHRPEGVPLIENGPEYKIEVSLLKDIATVMIDTTGSSLFKRGYRVEKGGAPIKENMAAAILMLSNWYPDKPLIDPTCGSGTFCIEAAMIGMNIAPGFNRDFAFENWSWVSKDLVQEVRDEAESKANYDIELDITGSDIDGRMVDIAKKNAEEAGLADVIKLKQMRLQDLKTNKINGVIISNPPYGERLLDDKAIDILYNEMGQTFAPLTTWSKFILTSDEAFETKYGSLADKKRKLYNGTLKVDLYQYFGQRVKRKEAK; from the coding sequence ATGAAAGAAACATTTGAATTGATCGCTACAGCAGCAGCTGGACTTGAAGCAGTTGTGGGACGTGAAATCAGAGACTTAGGAATCGAGTGTCAAGTCGAAAATGGCAAAGTTAGATTTCAGGGAACTGTCAAGACTATTGTAGAAACTAATCTATGGTTACGTGCTGCGGACCGTATTAAAATCGTGGTTGGACAATTTCCAGCTAGAACCTTTGAAGAATTGTTTCAAGGTGTTTATGGCTTAGATTGGGATCATTATTTACCACTAGGTTCGACTTTTCCGATTTCTAAAGCGAAGTGTGTTAAATCGAAACTTCATAACGAGCCGAGCGTTCAAGCTATCAGTAAAAAGGCTGTTGTCAAAAAACTTCAAAAAATTTACCATCGTCCTGAGGGTGTTCCCTTGATAGAAAATGGACCTGAATATAAAATCGAAGTTTCTTTATTAAAAGATATTGCCACTGTTATGATCGATACAACTGGTTCGAGTCTTTTCAAACGCGGTTATCGGGTAGAAAAAGGTGGTGCTCCTATTAAGGAAAATATGGCAGCAGCTATCCTGATGCTAAGTAATTGGTACCCCGACAAACCTTTAATTGATCCAACCTGTGGGTCTGGGACATTCTGTATAGAAGCAGCTATGATTGGGATGAACATCGCACCAGGTTTTAATCGAGATTTTGCTTTTGAAAATTGGTCTTGGGTATCTAAGGACTTAGTTCAGGAAGTTCGGGATGAAGCAGAATCAAAGGCTAATTATGATATTGAACTGGATATCACTGGTTCTGATATCGATGGTCGTATGGTTGACATTGCTAAAAAGAATGCAGAAGAAGCTGGACTGGCAGATGTTATCAAATTGAAACAAATGCGTCTTCAGGATCTAAAAACTAATAAAATCAACGGAGTTATCATCTCAAATCCACCATACGGCGAGCGACTTCTTGATGACAAAGCTATCGACATCTTGTATAATGAAATGGGTCAAACCTTCGCGCCATTAACGACTTGGAGCAAATTTATCTTGACCAGTGATGAAGCTTTTGAAACCAAGTATGGTAGCTTAGCGGATAAAAAACGAAAATTATATAATGGTACTTTAAAAGTTGATTTGTACCAATATTTTGGCCAACGTGTCAAACGAAAAGAGGCTAAATAG
- a CDS encoding IdeS/Mac family cysteine endopeptidase (This family includes IgM or IgG-cleaving cysteine proteases.) yields MYNKLVKHKIGHFRMWKSGKQWLFGASVLAILAVGSATPALANETEATGNLLASGNNVGQATLVQEQENLVPEVSPEPEVTSESEVTPELEQLNSETSSEAREVSPDSAQEMDNSSSVATQEPLADASSATTTTVEEVVSKPEPLKSVKDSYTPPIISESQEWTHGVSRPNKDELTWQKEYYQGYYTAPYKDGSQLFDANKDYTANSGDFGLCSAGVAANMLHWWLANNKEYVDKYLEESATNGVVTPDNYKPIDLREHRNYEGGHKSQLFDLFKTYFSKSVYTHRVLDLFFSGYPDARKYEVNNEANYRERETKGTLDQRGGFFKDVFGQKLLTSREEVSDLVSLGSKIKQALRVKKALAVDYLFNKYRGHIVNVWGAEFDNSGKLTALYVTDTDDHTAVIDAKDGKPLQSLKRYTVVDRDGKAYITNNYDGSKGVAIRNLYTLDLGEQQWKDYFAKSKEESDKAVSTPVAPSIPETPRSTDTHIGPKTELKVSRGNAEDTSTARVVPSTDSNVAIGSKTVLVSPVPTDTPDQSKTDIGTKPELKIPIKTNDSETDMEIPRIPEIPRSTATQIGPKTELRSLSPAASTPEFPSISEIPRSTDTHIGPKTELKVSTGNTEDTSTARVVPSTNSDVAIGSKTVLVSQVPTDAPDQSKTEIGTKPELKIPDTSRSTDTEVGPKTELESMAPSASTPEFPSIQETPRSTDTQIGPKTKLKVSAGNTEDTSTAHVVPPTDSNVAIGSKTVLVSSVPIDTPDQSKTDIGTKPELKIPEVPRSTDTQIGPKTKLKVSAGNTEDTSTARVVPSTDPNVAIGSKTVLVSQVPNVTPDQSNTEIGTKSELKIPETPRSTDTEVGPKTELKSMAPSASTPEVPSIQETPRSTDTQVGPKTELKSMAPSASTPEFPSVSETPRSTDTHIGPKTKLKVSTSDTNDSSTARMVPSTDSNVAIGSKTVLVASVPTDTPDQSKTDIGTKPELKIPEVPRSTDTQIGPKTELKVSAGNTEDTSTARVVPSTDSNVAIGSKTVLVSQVPTDAPDQSKTEIGTKPESKIPIKTNDSETDMEIPRIPEIPRSTATQVGPKTVLKSLNPSVSAPEVPKTSRLTDTEIASKTKLKVSTGNTKDTSTARVVPSIDSDLAISTKSEISSSVTPETPFSPEIGQKPELKGRSDNAEASSTTRVVPQADSEVTIDAKSEIVPQVPMDTPDQSRTEINTQSVLTPDSPVTDNTGSDLAIGTKSEISSSVIPETPFSPEIGQKSELKNPDKNHKSVSDTASPRILETPRSTSTQVGPKTELNSVSPTGDDASEARVVSSRKEERVGAKNASETNYELTNNKAADKNQTQHQSGRLVVKKNRKNVEDSHLQDAVHYCSVALVLLLGSIWGLRKLKKEK; encoded by the coding sequence ATGTATAATAAATTAGTTAAACATAAAATTGGACACTTTAGAATGTGGAAATCAGGTAAACAGTGGCTATTTGGAGCAAGTGTTTTAGCTATACTTGCAGTTGGAAGCGCTACCCCTGCATTAGCAAACGAAACGGAAGCAACCGGAAATCTTTTGGCTAGCGGAAATAATGTAGGGCAGGCTACCTTGGTTCAAGAACAAGAAAATCTTGTTCCAGAAGTTTCACCAGAACCAGAAGTTACGTCAGAATCAGAAGTTACACCAGAATTAGAGCAGTTAAATTCTGAGACAAGCAGTGAAGCAAGAGAGGTTTCCCCTGACTCAGCACAAGAAATGGATAATAGCTCGTCGGTTGCAACTCAAGAACCTCTTGCGGATGCTTCCTCTGCTACCACAACGACTGTTGAAGAAGTTGTATCGAAACCAGAGCCTTTGAAATCAGTTAAAGATAGTTATACACCTCCAATAATATCAGAGAGTCAAGAATGGACTCATGGAGTGTCGAGGCCGAATAAGGATGAATTGACATGGCAGAAAGAATATTATCAAGGTTACTACACAGCGCCTTATAAAGACGGCAGTCAACTTTTTGATGCCAATAAAGATTATACTGCAAATAGTGGTGACTTTGGACTTTGTTCAGCAGGTGTAGCAGCTAATATGCTTCATTGGTGGCTAGCTAATAATAAAGAGTATGTGGACAAATATCTAGAAGAATCTGCTACAAATGGGGTTGTAACACCAGATAATTATAAACCAATTGATTTGCGAGAGCATCGGAACTATGAGGGAGGACATAAAAGTCAACTATTTGACTTGTTTAAGACTTATTTTTCAAAATCTGTTTATACTCATAGAGTACTAGATCTATTTTTTAGTGGCTATCCAGATGCCCGTAAATATGAAGTGAATAATGAAGCTAATTATCGAGAAAGAGAAACAAAAGGGACGTTGGACCAACGTGGTGGTTTCTTCAAAGATGTTTTTGGACAGAAGCTACTCACTAGCCGAGAAGAAGTGAGCGACCTTGTATCTCTTGGTAGCAAGATTAAACAGGCTTTGAGGGTAAAAAAAGCTTTGGCGGTGGATTATCTGTTCAATAAGTACAGAGGACACATTGTTAACGTTTGGGGAGCTGAGTTTGATAACAGTGGCAAACTAACGGCACTCTATGTAACGGACACAGATGATCATACGGCTGTGATTGATGCTAAAGATGGCAAACCTTTACAAAGCTTAAAACGTTACACAGTTGTTGATAGAGACGGAAAAGCCTATATTACTAATAATTATGACGGTAGTAAAGGTGTTGCTATTAGAAACCTATACACCTTAGATTTAGGTGAGCAGCAGTGGAAGGATTATTTTGCAAAAAGCAAAGAAGAGAGCGACAAGGCTGTTTCAACCCCAGTCGCTCCAAGTATTCCAGAAACACCTCGTTCAACAGATACTCATATAGGTCCTAAAACAGAGTTGAAAGTCTCTAGAGGTAACGCTGAAGATACCTCAACAGCTCGCGTTGTACCATCAACTGATTCTAATGTAGCAATTGGCTCTAAGACAGTTCTCGTTTCACCAGTTCCAACTGATACTCCAGACCAATCCAAGACAGACATTGGTACGAAGCCGGAGCTAAAGATTCCGATCAAGACTAATGATTCAGAAACTGACATGGAAATCCCACGAATCCCAGAGATTCCACGCTCTACGGCTACTCAAATAGGACCCAAAACAGAATTGAGAAGTCTGAGTCCAGCTGCATCTACTCCAGAATTTCCAAGTATTTCGGAGATACCTCGTTCAACAGATACTCATATAGGTCCTAAAACCGAGTTGAAAGTTTCTACAGGAAACACCGAAGATACCTCAACAGCCCGTGTTGTTCCGTCAACTAATTCCGATGTAGCAATTGGTTCTAAGACAGTACTTGTTTCACAAGTCCCTACTGACGCTCCAGACCAATCCAAGACAGAAATTGGTACGAAGCCTGAGTTGAAGATTCCAGATACCTCACGTTCGACTGATACTGAAGTAGGTCCTAAAACAGAATTGGAGAGTATGGCCCCATCTGCTTCAACTCCAGAATTTCCAAGTATTCAGGAGACACCTCGTTCGACTGATACGCAGATAGGCCCTAAAACGAAGTTGAAAGTTTCTGCAGGTAACACCGAAGATACCTCAACAGCCCACGTGGTTCCGCCAACTGATTCTAATGTAGCAATTGGTTCTAAAACGGTGCTTGTTTCATCAGTTCCAATTGACACTCCAGATCAATCTAAGACAGACATTGGTACGAAGCCTGAGTTGAAGATTCCAGAGGTTCCCCGTTCGACTGATACGCAGATAGGCCCTAAAACGAAGTTGAAAGTTTCTGCAGGTAACACCGAAGATACCTCAACAGCTCGCGTGGTTCCATCAACTGATCCTAATGTAGCGATTGGTTCTAAAACTGTGCTTGTATCACAAGTTCCTAATGTTACTCCAGATCAATCCAATACAGAAATTGGTACGAAGTCTGAGTTGAAGATTCCAGAGACGCCTCGCTCAACTGATACTGAAGTAGGTCCTAAAACAGAATTGAAGAGTATGGCCCCATCTGCTTCAACTCCAGAAGTTCCAAGTATTCAGGAGACACCTCGTTCGACTGATACACAAGTAGGTCCTAAAACAGAATTGAAGAGTATGGCCCCATCTGCTTCAACTCCAGAATTTCCAAGTGTTTCGGAGACGCCCCGTTCGACTGATACTCATATAGGTCCTAAAACGAAGTTGAAAGTTTCTACAAGTGATACCAATGATTCGTCAACAGCTCGCATGGTTCCATCAACTGATTCTAATGTAGCGATTGGTTCTAAAACTGTGCTTGTTGCATCAGTTCCAACTGACACTCCAGACCAATCTAAGACCGACATTGGTACGAAGCCTGAGTTGAAGATTCCAGAGGTTCCCCGTTCGACTGATACGCAGATAGGCCCTAAAACTGAGTTGAAAGTTTCTGCCGGTAACACCGAAGATACATCAACAGCCCGCGTGGTTCCATCAACTGATTCTAATGTAGCGATTGGTTCTAAGACAGTGCTTGTTTCACAAGTCCCTACTGACGCTCCAGACCAATCCAAGACAGAAATTGGTACGAAGCCTGAGTCTAAGATTCCGATCAAGACTAATGATTCAGAAACTGACATGGAAATTCCGCGAATCCCAGAGATTCCACGCTCCACGGCTACCCAAGTAGGTCCCAAAACAGTATTAAAAAGTCTGAACCCATCTGTTTCAGCTCCAGAAGTTCCAAAAACCTCTCGTTTAACGGATACTGAAATCGCTTCTAAAACCAAGTTGAAGGTCTCTACCGGCAACACCAAAGACACATCAACAGCTCGCGTTGTACCATCAATCGATTCAGATCTGGCGATAAGTACAAAGAGCGAAATTAGTTCAAGTGTTACCCCAGAGACTCCTTTCTCGCCTGAGATCGGTCAAAAACCTGAATTGAAAGGCCGTTCAGATAACGCTGAAGCTTCATCAACAACCCGCGTTGTACCACAAGCAGATTCGGAAGTAACGATTGATGCCAAAAGCGAGATTGTTCCACAAGTTCCTATGGATACTCCAGATCAATCAAGGACAGAAATCAATACTCAGTCTGTATTGACTCCTGATTCACCAGTGACAGATAATACTGGTTCTGATTTAGCAATAGGCACAAAGAGCGAAATTAGTTCAAGTGTTATCCCAGAGACTCCTTTCTCGCCTGAGATCGGTCAAAAATCTGAGTTGAAGAATCCAGACAAGAATCATAAGTCAGTATCTGACACTGCTAGTCCACGGATTCTAGAGACACCTCGCTCCACTTCGACACAAGTTGGACCAAAGACAGAGTTGAACTCTGTGTCACCAACAGGTGATGATGCTTCTGAAGCACGAGTGGTTTCTTCTAGAAAAGAAGAACGCGTTGGTGCGAAAAATGCATCTGAGACAAATTATGAGTTAACCAATAATAAAGCAGCAGACAAGAATCAAACGCAGCACCAATCAGGTAGGCTTGTTGTGAAAAAAAATCGAAAAAATGTGGAAGATTCCCATTTGCAAGATGCTGTTCATTATTGCAGTGTGGCTCTAGTACTTCTCTTAGGAAGTATCTGGGGTTTGAGGAAGTTAAAGAAAGAAAAATGA
- a CDS encoding ribonuclease Y, with protein MLGIVVLTLIFALIGLAVGYAIMTMKMKSSKEAAELTLLNAEQDAVNLRGKAEMEAQAIRKTAERESIAHQKELLLEAKEEARKYREEVDQEFKADKQELKERENRLTERAYSLDRKDENLAIKEKTLESKEQSLFDKSKHIDERENQISEIEDEKRAELERVGHMTIAEAREVILMDTESKLTHEIATKIREAEQEIKDKSTKIAKNLLSQAMQRMAGEYVTEQTITTVHLPDDSMKGRIIGREGRNIRTLESLTGIDIIIDDTPEVVVLSGFDPIRREIARMTLEALIADGRIHPARIEELVEKNRQELDNRIREYGEEAAYEIGAPNLHPDLIKIMGRLQFRTSYGQNVLRHSVEVGKLAGIMAGELGENVSLARRAGFLHDMGKAIDREVEGSHVEIGTEFARKYKENPIVVNAIASHHGDVEPDSVIAVLVAAADALSSARPGARNESMENYIKRLRELEEIASSFDGVQNSFALQAGREIRIMVHPKKLSDDQVTTLSHKVREKIESNLDYPGNIKVTVIREFRAIDYAK; from the coding sequence ATGTTAGGAATTGTTGTTTTAACATTGATTTTTGCCCTCATTGGTTTAGCTGTTGGTTACGCTATCATGACGATGAAGATGAAATCTTCAAAGGAAGCAGCGGAATTAACATTGTTAAATGCTGAACAGGATGCTGTTAACCTGCGCGGAAAGGCAGAGATGGAAGCGCAAGCGATTCGTAAAACAGCTGAGAGAGAAAGCATTGCTCATCAAAAAGAGCTCCTTCTAGAAGCAAAGGAAGAAGCAAGAAAATATCGAGAAGAAGTTGACCAGGAATTTAAAGCTGATAAACAAGAGTTGAAAGAAAGAGAAAATCGTTTAACCGAACGTGCTTATTCGCTCGACCGTAAGGATGAAAATTTAGCTATAAAAGAAAAAACACTCGAATCTAAAGAACAAAGTCTTTTTGATAAATCTAAACATATCGATGAACGCGAAAATCAAATTAGCGAAATAGAAGATGAAAAGCGTGCCGAACTGGAACGTGTTGGTCATATGACCATTGCAGAAGCACGTGAAGTTATCTTGATGGATACGGAATCTAAGTTGACGCATGAGATTGCAACTAAGATCCGTGAAGCAGAGCAAGAAATAAAAGATAAGTCGACTAAAATTGCCAAAAATTTGCTTTCCCAAGCTATGCAACGCATGGCTGGCGAGTACGTTACAGAACAGACTATTACGACGGTTCATTTACCAGACGACAGTATGAAAGGTCGTATTATTGGACGTGAAGGTCGCAATATTCGTACCTTGGAAAGTTTAACAGGTATTGATATCATCATAGATGATACGCCAGAAGTGGTTGTTCTGTCTGGTTTTGATCCTATTCGTCGCGAAATTGCAAGAATGACTCTGGAAGCCTTGATTGCTGATGGTCGTATTCATCCGGCTCGAATTGAGGAACTTGTTGAGAAGAATCGTCAGGAACTGGATAATCGTATCCGTGAATACGGTGAAGAAGCCGCTTACGAAATCGGTGCTCCCAACCTTCATCCTGATTTGATTAAAATCATGGGACGCTTGCAGTTTAGGACATCATACGGACAAAATGTCCTTCGTCATTCAGTTGAGGTTGGTAAACTCGCTGGTATCATGGCTGGTGAACTGGGTGAAAATGTATCGCTTGCTCGTCGTGCTGGATTCTTACATGACATGGGAAAAGCCATTGATCGTGAGGTCGAAGGAAGTCATGTTGAGATTGGTACAGAATTTGCTCGCAAATATAAAGAAAATCCAATCGTTGTCAATGCAATTGCAAGCCATCACGGTGATGTCGAACCAGATAGTGTTATCGCCGTTCTAGTTGCAGCAGCAGATGCTTTGAGTTCCGCGCGACCAGGTGCGCGAAACGAATCGATGGAAAACTACATAAAACGCCTACGTGAATTAGAAGAAATTGCCTCTAGTTTTGATGGTGTTCAAAATAGTTTTGCCTTGCAAGCTGGACGTGAAATCAGAATTATGGTTCATCCTAAGAAATTAAGTGATGATCAGGTAACAACTCTGTCACATAAAGTTCGGGAAAAAATTGAAAGTAACTTAGATTACCCAGGAAATATTAAGGTAACCGTTATTCGAGAATTCCGTGCTATTGACTACGCCAAATAA
- the rpoZ gene encoding DNA-directed RNA polymerase subunit omega — translation MMLKPSIDKLLDKVPSKYSLVILQAKRAHELEAGAKATKEFKSEKSTLRALEEIEAGYVTIHPDPVAKRESVRRKAEMERLAKEEEERKIKEQIAKEEQEEGQKV, via the coding sequence ATGATGTTAAAACCTTCTATTGATAAATTATTGGATAAAGTGCCTTCGAAATATTCATTGGTTATTCTACAAGCTAAACGTGCCCATGAATTAGAAGCTGGTGCCAAAGCCACTAAAGAATTTAAATCTGAAAAATCGACTCTTCGTGCCTTGGAAGAGATTGAAGCAGGATATGTAACCATTCATCCAGATCCAGTTGCAAAGCGTGAATCTGTTCGCCGTAAAGCGGAAATGGAACGTCTTGCAAAAGAGGAAGAAGAACGTAAAATTAAAGAACAAATCGCAAAAGAAGAACAAGAAGAAGGACAAAAAGTCTAA